A stretch of Megalobrama amblycephala isolate DHTTF-2021 linkage group LG14, ASM1881202v1, whole genome shotgun sequence DNA encodes these proteins:
- the LOC125246205 gene encoding tripartite motif-containing protein 16-like — MAEARFSQDEFLCPVCQDILKDPVTTSCGHSYCKSCITDCWDQEDQKRVYSCPQCRQTFSPRPALAKNTMLAEVVEKLKNTEITADCFAGAGDVQCDVCTGRKHKAVKSCLVCLDSYCQNHLEQHESLLKGKRHNLTDATGRLQEMICQKHNKILEVFCRTDQKCICVLCTMDEHKNHDTVSAAAQRTEKQHQLKETQRSFQQRIQQREKDLQQLREAVKSHKSSAQTAVEDSERIVIELIPPIERSRSEATQWIRDQEKTAVSRAEGRLERLEQEINDLRRRDSELEQLSHTQDHIHFLQSFQSLSAPPESTDVNDDPFSSLSSFDFVRESVLQLRDKLEDFCKEELKKISDRVTFTNIVPRTRNDFLQYSHQLTLDLNTVNKHLRLSERNRVITGTQTEQPYPDHPDRFDNWEQVLCRESVCGRCYWEIEWSVGVRISVSYKSISRKGEGKECWFGSNDQSWSLFCSHSRYSFRHNNRGTNLPVKSIISSRIGVYVDHSAGTLSFYSVSGDTMILIHTVQTTFTQPLYPGFSIYYKSSVKLC, encoded by the exons atggcagaagccagaTTTTCTCAGGATGAATTCCTGTGTCCAGTGTGTCAGGATATactgaaggatccagtgaccacttcctgtggacacagttactgtaaaAGCTGTATTACAGActgctgggatcaggaggatcagaagagagtctacagctgtcctcagtgcagacagaccttcagtccaagacctgctttagctAAAAACACCATGCTGGCTGAagtggtggagaaactgaagaatACTGAAATTACTGCTGACTGTTTtgctggagctggagatgtgcagtgtgacgtctgtactggaagaaaacacaaagccgtcaagtcctgtctggtgtgtctggactcttactgtcagaatcaccttgaacaacatgagagtttgTTAAAAGGAAAGAGACACAATCTGACTGAtgccactggacgactgcaggagatgatctgccaGAAACACAACAAGATCCTTGAGGTTTTCTGCCGCACTGATCagaagtgtatatgtgtgttgtgtacgatggatgaacataaaaaccacgacactgtatcagctgcagcacagaggacagagaaacag CACCAGCTGAAGGAGACGCAGAGGTCgttccagcagaggatccagcagagagagaaagatctccagcagctgagagaggctgtgaagtctcataag agctctgcacagacagcagtggaggacagtgagaggattGTCATTGAGCTCATCCCCCCCATCGAGAGAAGCCGCTCTGAGGCCACACAGtggatcagagatcaggaaaagactgcagtgagtcgagctgaaggacgactggaacgactggagcaggagatcaatgatctgaggaggagagactctgagctggagcagctttcacacacacaggatcacatccatttcctgcag agtttccagtctctctcagctcctcctgaatctacagaTGTAAATGACGAtcccttcagttctctctcctcttttgattttgtgagagaatctgtccttcagctgagagacaaactggaggatttctgcaaagaggagctcaagaagatctctgacagag tcactttcaccaacattgttcccaggaccaggaacgacttcctacaat attcccatcagctcactctggatctgaacacagtgaataaacacCTAcgtctgtctgagaggaacagagTGATTACTGGCACTCAAACAGAGcagccgtatcctgatcatccagacagatttgataaTTGGGagcaggtgttgtgtagagagagtgtgtgtggacgctgttactgggagattgagtggagtgtTGGTGTGcgtatatcagtgtcatataagagcatcagcaggaaagGAGAGGGAAAAGAGTGTTGGTTTGGatctaatgatcagtcctggagtttgttcTGCTCTCACTCCAGATACTCATTCAGACACAATAACAGAGGGACTAATCTCCCAGTAAAGTCCATCATCAGcagtagaataggagtgtatgtggatcacagtgcaggaactctctccttctacagcgtctctggagacacaatgatcctcatccacacagtccagaccacattcactcaaccgctctatcctgggtttagtatttattataaatcatCAGTGAAAttgtgttga
- the LOC125245091 gene encoding uncharacterized protein LOC125245091, whose protein sequence is MAVPSTDDWRSIAEDFHQRWNFPLCGGALDGKHVVLKAPPNSGSQFHNYKGTFSIVLLAVVDAHSRFRVIDVGGYGRTSDGGILANSAFGQALRSGTLHLPPDHPIPGVDHRGPQPHVFVADAAFPLRRNLMRPFPGRVLPREKRILNYRLSRARLVVEDAFGMLSAQWRLYRRLIEVHPEVAEKCVKATCVLHNFMRSSAARQAPAVREVVATGEEPLPGLGRVAANNSSREALRVRDTFMAHFSAEGAVSWQPTE, encoded by the coding sequence ATGGCTGTGCCCTCCACAGATGACTGGAGGTCCATTGCGGAGGACTTCCATCAGCGGTGGAACTTCCCGCTCTGCGGTGGAGCACTGGACGGCAAACACGTTGTTCTAAAGGCACCCCCCAACTCAGGATCCCAGTTCCACAACTATAAGGGAACCTTTTCTATAGTTCTCCTTGCGGTTGTGGATGCACACAGTCGCTTCCGGGTGATTGATGTCGGGGGATACGGCAGGACGAGCGATGGTGGGATACTGGCCAACTCCGCCTTTGGTCAGGCGCTTCGTAGTGGCACACTCCATCTGCCACCTGACCATCCAATACCCGGAGTGGACCATAGAGGACCCCAGCCCCATGTCTTTGTAGCAGATGCGGCCTTCCCGCTGCGAAGAAACCTGATGCGTCCATTCCCTGGGCGTGTCCTTCCCAGAGAGAAGCGCATCCTCAACTACCGCCTCTCCCGAGCCCGGCTGGTGGTGGAGGATGCCTTTGGGATGCTGTCTGCGCAGTGGAGGCTGTACCGCCGCCTGATTGAGGTCCACCCTGAAGTTGCGGAGAAATGTGTGAAGGCGACATGTGTTCTCCACAATTTTATGAGGTCCTCAGCAGCGAGACAGGCACCTGCAGTGAGGGAGGTTGTGGCCACCGGAGAGGAGCCGCTGCCAGGTCTGGGACGGGTTGCAGCCAATAACTCCTCCAGAGAGGCACTCCGAGTGAGAGACACCTTTATGGCCCACTTTTCTGCGGAAGGAGCAGTCTCATGGCAGCCCACTGAATAA